In one window of Candidatus Omnitrophota bacterium DNA:
- the ssb gene encoding single-stranded DNA-binding protein, giving the protein MANLNKVFLIGNLTRDPELRYTPAGVAVANLGLAVNRRFRDKSGELKEDVCFLTMTVWDKQAEACCQYLKKGSPVFVEGVLQSRSWETQDGQKRSTIDVRAERVQFLGKFTPGAGKPEDALAADVEQPSDNTAAATAVPFGDTINPEDVAWDQ; this is encoded by the coding sequence ATGGCGAATTTGAACAAGGTTTTTTTGATCGGGAACCTGACGCGCGATCCGGAGCTTCGCTATACACCGGCGGGCGTGGCGGTGGCGAATTTGGGTTTGGCCGTGAATCGCAGGTTCCGCGATAAGAGCGGCGAGTTGAAGGAAGACGTGTGTTTTTTGACGATGACGGTGTGGGACAAGCAGGCCGAGGCCTGTTGCCAGTATTTGAAGAAGGGAAGCCCGGTCTTTGTCGAAGGCGTTTTGCAGTCGCGTTCCTGGGAAACCCAGGACGGGCAAAAGCGCAGCACCATCGATGTCCGCGCTGAACGGGTCCAGTTCTTGGGAAAATTCACGCCGGGCGCGGGCAAGCCGGAGGACGCCTTGGCCGCCGATGTGGAACAGCCGTCGGACAACACCGCGGCCGCGACAGCGGTCCCTTTCGGCGATACGATCAATCCTGAGGATGTCGCCTGGGACCAATGA
- the rpsF gene encoding 30S ribosomal protein S6, with translation MNKYELVVILDANAPQEEKDAVIKETTDAIAKGEGKIINSQVWLDKQRMSFRIQKKSEGTYYVINFESAPSFIVKLRQNLRLNERILRTLLLATH, from the coding sequence ATGAATAAGTACGAATTGGTGGTTATTTTGGATGCGAACGCCCCGCAGGAAGAAAAGGATGCCGTGATCAAGGAAACCACGGATGCCATCGCCAAGGGGGAAGGCAAGATCATCAACAGCCAGGTCTGGCTGGACAAACAGCGGATGAGTTTCCGCATCCAGAAGAAATCCGAGGGGACCTATTACGTCATCAATTTTGAATCGGCCCCGTCTTTTATCGTCAAACTCAGGCAGAATCTCCGTCTTAATGAGAGGATCCTGCGGACCCTGCTGCTCGCGACGCATTGA
- the pth gene encoding aminoacyl-tRNA hydrolase, with amino-acid sequence MKLIVGLGNPGREYQNTRHNIGFRVVDHLACGAGLKFAESRACRGLMAEGEIEGQRCCLLLPLTYMNHSGQAVRDVVRKKNVVLSDMLVVCDDFHLDFGQMRIRKSGSGGGHNGLSSIIDLVGSNEFPRLRVGIGTPPRREEVTEFVLGAFDAGERKGLNGLIEDAARCCGEWLKNDISQVMSQFNKKGKEHE; translated from the coding sequence TTGAAACTGATCGTTGGGTTGGGCAATCCCGGGCGGGAATATCAGAACACCCGCCATAATATCGGTTTTCGCGTTGTGGATCATCTGGCGTGCGGCGCCGGTTTGAAGTTTGCCGAGAGTCGGGCATGCCGCGGGTTGATGGCCGAAGGGGAAATAGAGGGCCAGCGGTGCTGTCTTCTCCTGCCTCTGACGTACATGAACCATTCGGGCCAGGCGGTCCGTGATGTGGTCCGCAAAAAGAATGTCGTTCTTTCGGACATGCTGGTGGTTTGCGACGATTTTCATCTGGATTTCGGCCAGATGCGGATCCGCAAGAGCGGCAGCGGCGGAGGCCATAACGGTTTGAGTTCCATCATCGATCTTGTGGGCAGCAATGAATTCCCCCGGCTAAGGGTCGGGATCGGGACCCCGCCCCGGCGGGAAGAGGTCACCGAGTTTGTGCTGGGCGCCTTCGATGCCGGCGAGCGCAAGGGTTTGAACGGTTTGATCGAGGACGCGGCCCGGTGTTGTGGGGAGTGGCTGAAAAACGATATTAGTCAAGTGATGAGTCAATTCAATAAAAAAGGAAAAGAACATGAATAA
- a CDS encoding 50S ribosomal protein L25, with protein MEEIKLDVLVRSEIGSRRIKGIRRENFVPAVLYGEGQKATAIKVDRKIYERIRRQHHGENIIFHINVLEGEKKLKDYPAIVKEEQLNPVTDEVLHIDFNQISLKKKITVKVALVAKGEPVGVKRDGGSLSHMLWELDIVCLPTQIPHHIEVEVSKLEISDSIHVKDIVLPEGVAAKNDPETIVLTVVPPMKEEAPSAEAGAEAKAEPEVIKEKKPEAGEKKAEEGGEAKADPKKEAKKDAK; from the coding sequence ATGGAAGAGATCAAATTGGACGTTCTTGTGAGAAGTGAAATCGGAAGCCGCCGCATCAAGGGCATCCGCCGGGAGAATTTCGTCCCGGCCGTCCTGTACGGCGAAGGGCAGAAGGCCACCGCCATCAAGGTCGACCGCAAGATCTATGAGCGTATCCGCCGCCAGCACCACGGCGAGAACATCATTTTTCACATCAATGTCCTGGAGGGTGAGAAAAAGCTCAAGGACTATCCCGCGATCGTCAAAGAGGAACAGCTCAACCCCGTCACCGACGAGGTTTTGCACATCGATTTCAACCAGATCTCCCTGAAAAAGAAGATCACGGTCAAGGTGGCCCTGGTCGCCAAAGGCGAGCCGGTCGGCGTCAAGCGCGACGGCGGGTCTTTGAGCCACATGCTGTGGGAACTGGACATCGTTTGCCTCCCGACGCAAATTCCGCACCACATCGAGGTCGAGGTGAGCAAGCTGGAGATCAGCGACTCGATCCATGTGAAGGACATCGTTCTCCCCGAAGGAGTTGCCGCCAAGAACGACCCCGAAACCATCGTTCTGACCGTGGTTCCTCCGATGAAAGAAGAGGCCCCGTCCGCGGAAGCAGGCGCAGAGGCCAAGGCCGAACCGGAAGTCATCAAGGAGAAGAAGCCGGAAGCCGGCGAGAAGAAGGCGGAAGAGGGCGGCGAGGCCAAGGCCGATCCCAAGAAGGAAGCGAAGAAGGACGCAAAGTAA
- a CDS encoding ribose-phosphate pyrophosphokinase translates to MNGLAILTGNANIQLAQDIGKCLNVPLAEVFVGRFSEGEIRIQIKENIRGKDVFIVQPTCPPPNESLMELLILIDAARRASAKRITAVLPFYGYARQDRKDQPRVPITAKLVANLINAAGADRVLTMDLHASQIQGFFDIPVDHLYGINVLCDYFEKHMKVDRKNLVVVSPDIGSIKMARAYSKRLEADFAVIDKRRSGPEQVEALNILGDVKGKVTLLVDDMVATAGSLVEAASALKERGVTTVYAAISHGIFSGSALEKIRKCEILKNIIITDSIPCQALKENPKVRIASVAPLLAEAVQRIHNEESISSLFEETKG, encoded by the coding sequence ATGAACGGTTTGGCGATTTTAACCGGAAATGCCAACATCCAGCTGGCCCAGGACATCGGCAAGTGCCTGAACGTCCCTTTGGCCGAGGTGTTTGTCGGGCGTTTCAGCGAGGGCGAAATCCGCATTCAGATCAAGGAGAACATCCGGGGCAAGGATGTCTTCATTGTCCAGCCGACGTGCCCTCCGCCGAATGAAAGCTTGATGGAACTGCTGATCCTCATCGACGCCGCCCGCCGGGCTTCAGCGAAAAGGATCACAGCCGTGCTGCCGTTTTACGGGTACGCCCGCCAGGACCGCAAGGATCAGCCTCGCGTTCCCATCACAGCCAAGCTGGTGGCGAACCTGATCAACGCGGCCGGCGCGGACCGTGTCCTCACGATGGATTTGCACGCCAGCCAGATCCAGGGATTTTTTGATATCCCGGTGGACCACCTTTACGGGATCAATGTGCTGTGCGATTATTTTGAAAAACACATGAAGGTCGACCGCAAGAATCTGGTCGTGGTGTCCCCGGACATCGGCAGCATCAAGATGGCGCGGGCGTATTCCAAGCGCCTGGAAGCGGACTTCGCGGTCATCGACAAGCGGCGCTCGGGACCGGAGCAGGTCGAGGCCCTGAACATCCTGGGCGACGTGAAGGGCAAGGTCACGCTTCTGGTCGACGACATGGTCGCCACCGCCGGTTCCCTGGTCGAGGCCGCTTCGGCGCTCAAGGAGCGCGGGGTCACGACCGTCTACGCCGCCATCAGCCACGGGATTTTTTCCGGCAGCGCGCTGGAGAAGATCCGCAAATGTGAAATTTTAAAGAACATCATCATTACGGACAGCATCCCCTGCCAGGCGCTCAAGGAGAATCCGAAAGTCCGGATCGCTTCCGTGGCGCCCTTGCTGGCCGAGGCCGTCCAAAGGATCCATAACGAGGAATCGATCAGCTCGTTGTTTGAAGAGACAAAAGGTTAA